A section of the Procambarus clarkii isolate CNS0578487 chromosome 38, FALCON_Pclarkii_2.0, whole genome shotgun sequence genome encodes:
- the LOC138372324 gene encoding G-box-binding factor-like: MTSVTITRVTITRLTKHKRDHHQSDHHQRDHHQRDHHQSDHDQSDHNQSEYHQRDHHQRDHHQIDHHQRDHHQSDHHQRDHHQSDHHKGDHHQSARHESDHHHCDHHQRGHHQRDQIPA; encoded by the coding sequence ATGactagcgtgaccatcaccagagtgaccatcaccagattgACCAAAcacaagcgtgaccatcaccagagtgaccatcaccagagagaccatcaccagcgtgaccatcaccagagtgaccatgacCAGAGTGACCATAATCAGAGTGaatatcaccagcgtgaccatcaccagcgtgaccatcaccagattgaccatcaccagcgtgaccatcaccagagtgaccatcaccagcgtgaccatcaccagagtgaccatcacaagggagaccatcaccagagtgcccGTCacgagagtgaccatcaccattgtgaccatcaccagcgtggccatcaccagagagaccaaataccagcgtga